One Gigantopelta aegis isolate Gae_Host chromosome 1, Gae_host_genome, whole genome shotgun sequence genomic region harbors:
- the LOC121387282 gene encoding galactose-specific lectin nattectin-like encodes MFVIFVLYTACVTLISSQKEDPDVSKCPAKLTRNQYLAARGDMCYEFVLYKTRIQTQAERECAVNGGNLVTVKDKSMEDFIGDMMHKLRYDGRVWIGLNDIKTEGEYHWSTGENATYLHWARHEPTFFLSAFEDCVILDATKHMQWLDLPCHIQIRLTLSG; translated from the exons atgtttgtgatatttgtattgtacacGGCGTGTGTCACAC TTATCAGCAGCCAGAAAGAGGACCCGGATGTTTCCAAGTGCCCTGCTAAACTGACGAGAAACCAGTATCTGGCAGCACGGGGTGACATGTGTTACGAGTTTGTCCTCTACAAGACTAGAATCCAGACACAAGCGGAGCGGGAGTGCGCCGTGAATGGAGGAAATCTCGTCACAGTCAAGGACAAAAGTATGGAGGATTTCATTGGGGACATGATGCACAAGTTAAGATATGATGGGCGGGTCTGGATTGGACTGAACGATATTAAAACTGAAGGGGAGTACCACTGGAGCACAG GAGAGAACGCCACGTACTTACACTGGGCCCGGCACGAACCGACGTTTTTCCTGTCTGCGTTTGAAGATTGCGTGATTCTAGATGCCACAAAACACATGCAGTGGCTCGATCTACCCTGTCATATACAG aTAAGACTGACGTTGTCAGGGTAA